The Colletotrichum destructivum chromosome 8, complete sequence genome includes the window ttctactttttttttttagcaACCATCAGTAGAACTAGAGCCAGGGCCACGAATCCCGCTGCGCACCTTGCTGGCTCGCAATGCATACAGTAGACCTGTTTTCTTGTGTACCGTTATAACGGGCAAGCCTTGTTTTAAGCATAAGTGCAAACAGCTTAACAGTGCAACGGCGTATAGGTGCAAGTCTCTGCACCAGTGCCAGTAGGTATTGCGAAGCCGGTCAAATCTGGTGAAGGCAATCTTGGAAAACAGCACGCTGTGCAAGCAATATCATTCACTTATCCTGTTTGTGAAGATAATTttgaaaagaaaaaaaggacaAAAAAGGAATAGTCTCAGCACAGCAAGGAAATCAAAATTGATAATACGACAATCTCAGCAAAAGAACCTTCTCCAATTGTATTGATCAACCGGTGTGTGTACCTATCTGTAGAGAATTGGGGAGTCCTAGCCCAGCAAAACACAAGAGTCCAGCGACAACAACACCCAAAACCACAGCATCAACCCCCCCGAATCACCCGAATCACCCCCAAACAACCCCTATCAGACTCCCCCTCAACCACTCCAAGtccccctcggcgcccgcCCTCAGAAACTCCACAGCGGTCCCCCTCCAACtggccacctcctcctccgtgcTGCCCCAGAGCCGCGGCGCGATGCGCATGAAGTACACCAAcatgacgccgacgaccatGGCGAGCTTGCGCACAAACGCCTCGTCCACGatccccgccgccgcgtgtTGCTTGTACGCCGTCAGGAACGACCGCAGCAGGCCCCTGTCGCCGTGTTTGCCCTCCAACACCATGGCTTCGACGCACCACATGCCCACGTCCcccgcggcctcgccgaACTGCGCGAGCTCCCAGTCCACAACGTAGATGTCCGGCGTTGTGCTGTTGCGGTCGGAGCCGCCCGAGAAGCGTAGGAGGGTGTTCATCGGCCGGAAATCCCACGCCGTCAGCGTGCGCGCCGACTCCGTCCCTCGCAGCGCGGCCAGGATCCTgtcgctctcgtcgccgtccgtAACCACGGACTGGACCAGCTTGTCCATGAACCCGCCGGGGTTGTAGAaccggcccagctccgggtTGACGAGCTCGAAACCCGATGGCCCTTCAACGGCGGCCGCGCCTTGTAGATGGCCCAGCCACTTGCCGATCCGCGCGCCGATGTCCGCCATGTCCAGTGCGGGATCGTTCCGGAAGGCGTCGAGCAGGTTCACATCGCCGGCCCAGGACATGACGAAGCCATTCTCCGTGGTCCTCAACACGCTCGGCACGCGCACGCTCGGCTCCGCGCTCGACGCCTCCGCCACGGCGCGGCACGTCAGCGCGCGGACCTCGGTGGACAGCCGGGCGGGggagacggcgtcgtcgctgaACTTGGGGGTGCTGTCGGCGCATTTCAGCACGGCCGGTTCGCTGGGCGGATGGTCGGGGTGCGAGAACCCGTCCAGTCGCCAGATGTAGCAGGACGTGCCAGCCTCTatgggcgtcgccgaggtgcaggtgatgttgttgtcggCGAGGTATTGGTCTATCCCGCCGGCCCAGAGGCGCGGGTTGGCGGGTGGCTTTGTTTCTGTTGACATTTCTTTTattggggagggggagggggaagtTTTGAGTTATATGATGGGTAGGATTAGCTAGGAAGAAAGTTTTGGATGTGGCGGGAGGCGTCTATCTTAAGGTTTTTGTATACGATGTGTTttccgaggaggaggagtgtCGGTGAGGGGTCGCGTAGGATAACGTTAACATGACTAAAGCAGTGCATGCGGGATGCTACGGAAGGGCGTTTCTGTATTTGCATTTATATATGTATTTATATCTGCACTGGGGATGGCTTTCTCTTTCCATGCTGCTTTTCCCTTTCCACCCAACACGTTCAAACAAGAGAGACCACCTGTCCAAATCCACCCATTACTCTAATCTCGTCTCATCTCTCATCttatctcatctcatctcatctctcgtctctcatctcatctcataCCGCGTCAACATGGCGTCCCCAAGTGAGAAGCTCTTTGTGCGCAAAATCGAGCAGAACGCCCGCTTGATCCCCACCAACATCTTCGCGCGCGTCCCGCTCGACGACTGGGAGACGAACGGCTACCGCTCCATCACCTGGAAACAGTACAACGACGGCATCAACAAGATCGCGCACTGGCTGGATGAGACGCTCGGTAAGTCGGTGGACAACGACACGGTGTCGTACTTTGGGGCCAACGACATCCGCTATGCCTTCATCTTTGCTGCGCTGAACAAGACCAACCGCAAGGTACGATTACCtacccttttttttttttccagACAATAACTCACTTTTGTATTTGGGGAAACACACAATGACTGACGCGTGGTGGGGGAGAAAATCAGCTGCTCACCCCTGACGGCCGCCTTATGAAGGGCGCGCTGCACGGCCTCCTGTCCGCATCCAACTGCAAGGCGTGGCTGTacaccgaggacgagatcgccgcccAAACCCCCTTCGGCCTGGAAGAGACCGGCATCGTGCTGCAAGCTTTCCCGTCCCTGGAATGGTgcctcgaagccgaggacaCCACG containing:
- a CDS encoding Putative protein kinase-like domain superfamily, with the translated sequence MSTETKPPANPRLWAGGIDQYLADNNITCTSATPIEAGTSCYIWRLDGFSHPDHPPSEPAVLKCADSTPKFSDDAVSPARLSTEVRALTCRAVAEASSAEPSVRVPSVLRTTENGFVMSWAGDVNLLDAFRNDPALDMADIGARIGKWLGHLQGAAAVEGPSGFELVNPELGRFYNPGGFMDKLVQSVVTDGDESDRILAALRGTESARTLTAWDFRPMNTLLRFSGGSDRNSTTPDIYVVDWELAQFGEAAGDVGMWCVEAMVLEGKHGDRGLLRSFLTAYKQHAAAGIVDEAFVRKLAMVVGVMLVYFMRIAPRLWGSTEEEVASWRGTAVEFLRAGAEGDLEWLRGSLIGVVWG